From Sporosarcina sp. Te-1, the proteins below share one genomic window:
- the prfB gene encoding peptide chain release factor 2 (programmed frameshift), with translation MELSDVRNELDKTAKKLVDFRGSLDLENKEARIQELDEIMLEPGFWDDQDAAQKVISESNALKSTVGDFNELNDTQENLEMTLELLKEEADEELQADLTAELKDFKKKMEDFDLQMLLSDEFDSSNAILEIHSGAGGTESQDWASMLLRMYTRWAEDQGYKVETLDYQAGDEAGVKSVTLSIKGHNAYGYLKAEKGVHRLVRISPFDSSGRRHTSFSSVEVMPEFDGDIDIEIRTEDLKIDTYRSSGAGGQHVNTTDSAVRITHIPTGAVVTCQTERSQIKNRERAMNLLKAKLYQLKVEEEEARLAEIRGEQKEIGWGSQIRSYVFHPYSMVKDHRTNEETGNVGAVMDGEIDPFINAYLRSKIS, from the exons ATGGAATTATCCGATGTTCGCAACGAGCTTGACAAAACAGCTAAGAAATTAGTGGACTTCAGGGGGTCTCTT GACTTAGAAAACAAAGAGGCACGAATACAAGAACTTGATGAAATCATGCTGGAGCCTGGATTCTGGGATGATCAGGATGCCGCGCAAAAAGTCATTTCAGAGTCCAATGCATTGAAATCGACAGTTGGGGACTTCAATGAATTGAACGACACGCAGGAAAATCTGGAAATGACGCTCGAACTGCTGAAAGAGGAAGCAGACGAGGAGTTGCAGGCAGACCTCACAGCAGAGTTAAAAGACTTCAAAAAGAAGATGGAAGACTTTGACTTGCAAATGTTGTTGAGTGATGAATTTGACAGCAGCAATGCGATCCTTGAAATTCATTCCGGCGCAGGCGGCACCGAGTCACAAGACTGGGCATCGATGCTGCTTCGTATGTATACGCGCTGGGCGGAAGACCAAGGGTATAAAGTCGAGACGCTTGATTACCAAGCAGGGGATGAAGCGGGCGTCAAATCGGTTACTCTATCCATCAAAGGCCATAATGCGTATGGCTATTTGAAAGCGGAAAAAGGCGTTCACCGCCTTGTCCGAATTTCACCGTTTGACTCGTCAGGCCGCCGTCATACATCCTTCTCATCTGTAGAAGTGATGCCGGAGTTTGATGGGGATATCGATATTGAAATCCGCACGGAAGATTTGAAAATTGATACGTACCGTTCCAGCGGTGCGGGCGGCCAGCACGTCAATACGACAGATTCTGCTGTCCGGATCACGCATATTCCGACAGGCGCTGTTGTCACATGCCAAACGGAACGTTCCCAAATTAAAAACCGCGAGCGGGCCATGAACTTGTTGAAAGCCAAGTTGTATCAATTGAAAGTGGAAGAAGAAGAAGCACGCCTTGCGGAAATCCGTGGGGAGCAAAAGGAAATCGGATGGGGCAGCCAAATCCGTTCCTACGTATTCCACCCGTATTCCATGGTAAAAGATCACCGTACAAACGAAGAGACTGGAAACGTCGGCGCTGTAATGGATGGCGAAATTGATCCATTCATCAACGCGTATCTCCGCTCTAAAATTTCATAA
- the cccB gene encoding cytochrome c551, translated as MKKQLFGVMLGAVLVLGACGGGNKTDNNQDATGTDNGATSSVDAEKIVNSNCTTCHGGNLEGKGAAPALANIGSELSQDEIHDIVANGQNGMPPFKGTLSDEEITAVAKYLADKK; from the coding sequence TTGAAAAAGCAGCTATTTGGTGTCATGTTAGGCGCTGTACTTGTACTCGGTGCATGTGGCGGCGGTAACAAGACGGACAATAACCAAGATGCGACAGGTACAGATAATGGGGCAACTTCTTCAGTTGACGCAGAAAAAATCGTCAACAGTAACTGTACGACTTGCCACGGAGGAAACTTGGAAGGTAAAGGCGCGGCTCCGGCACTCGCTAATATCGGTTCTGAGCTTTCACAGGATGAAATCCATGATATCGTCGCAAACGGCCAAAACGGAATGCCTCCATTCAAAGGCACTTTGAGCGATGAAGAAATCACAGCTGTCGCTAAATATTTGGCTGACAAGAAATAA
- the ftsE gene encoding cell division ATP-binding protein FtsE, protein MIVMKDVYKKYPNGVVAANGINVEINRGEFVYVVGPSGAGKSTFIKMMYREETPTKGDILINGINLATLRNKRVPLLRRQIGVVFQDFKLLPKLNVYENVAFALEVIEESPKVIRKRVNEVLALVGLTQKARMFPNELSGGEQQRVSIARSIVNVPKVVIADEPTGNLDPDTSWEIMRIFEQINALGTTIVMATHNKEIVNTMRHRVLVVDGGMITRDEDEGVYGYES, encoded by the coding sequence ATGATTGTGATGAAAGATGTATATAAAAAATACCCGAATGGTGTCGTTGCGGCAAATGGCATAAATGTCGAAATCAATCGTGGGGAGTTCGTCTATGTCGTAGGACCGAGCGGTGCGGGAAAGTCGACGTTCATCAAGATGATGTATCGCGAGGAAACACCGACTAAGGGAGATATCTTAATTAACGGCATTAATTTGGCAACGTTGCGGAATAAGCGGGTGCCGCTCCTTAGAAGGCAGATCGGCGTCGTTTTCCAAGACTTTAAATTGCTTCCTAAATTAAATGTTTACGAGAATGTGGCGTTTGCCCTCGAGGTAATCGAGGAATCGCCGAAAGTGATTCGCAAGCGTGTCAACGAAGTGTTGGCACTCGTTGGTTTGACCCAGAAGGCGCGGATGTTCCCGAATGAATTATCCGGCGGCGAGCAGCAGCGCGTTTCTATTGCGAGGTCGATTGTCAACGTACCGAAGGTCGTTATCGCTGATGAACCGACCGGTAACTTGGATCCGGACACGTCGTGGGAGATCATGCGCATCTTCGAGCAGATCAATGCACTCGGCACGACGATCGTAATGGCGACGCATAATAAAGAGATCGTCAACACGATGCGGCATCGCGTCCTTGTCGTGGATGGCGGAATGATCACCAGAGATGAAGATGAAGGAGTTTATGGTTATGAAAGCTAG
- the ftsX gene encoding permease-like cell division protein FtsX, which produces MKARTMGRHVRESLKSLGRNSWMTFASVSAVTVTLLLVGVFIVIMMNLNQLADNLENDVEIKVIADPAADEAVVKKLEKQVRATSGVEEVVYSSRDEELDKMIKSFGEELSLYKQSNPLGDALYVKAKDPHDTAAIAKKIDTYDYTSQVVYGEGKVEKLFKVLNMSRNIGMVLILALLFTAMFLISNTIRLTIVARGREIEIMKLVGATNSFVRIPFVLEGIWLGVLGSIIPMAVISFSYYELYEQWEPKLQNELFQLLNAMPFILQVNGLLLFMGVFIGMWGSFMSVRKFLKI; this is translated from the coding sequence ATGAAAGCTAGAACGATGGGCCGGCATGTTAGAGAAAGCCTCAAAAGCCTGGGTCGGAATAGCTGGATGACCTTTGCTTCTGTCAGTGCTGTCACGGTTACGTTGTTGTTAGTCGGTGTGTTCATTGTCATCATGATGAACTTGAATCAATTGGCGGACAACCTTGAAAATGATGTCGAAATCAAAGTCATTGCAGATCCCGCCGCAGATGAAGCGGTTGTGAAAAAACTTGAAAAACAAGTACGTGCCACTTCGGGAGTTGAGGAAGTTGTCTATTCTTCCCGGGATGAAGAATTGGACAAGATGATTAAGTCTTTCGGAGAGGAATTAAGCCTCTACAAGCAAAGTAATCCTCTCGGCGATGCTTTGTATGTAAAAGCGAAAGATCCTCATGATACGGCGGCCATTGCCAAGAAAATCGATACATATGACTACACGTCCCAAGTCGTCTACGGCGAAGGGAAAGTCGAGAAGCTTTTCAAGGTGCTGAACATGAGCCGCAACATTGGAATGGTGTTAATTTTGGCATTATTATTCACGGCAATGTTCCTTATCTCCAACACGATACGTTTGACGATCGTAGCGAGGGGAAGGGAAATCGAGATTATGAAGTTAGTAGGGGCAACCAATAGTTTTGTCCGCATCCCGTTTGTATTGGAAGGGATCTGGCTCGGTGTCCTGGGGTCAATCATTCCGATGGCAGTGATCTCTTTCTCCTATTACGAACTGTATGAGCAATGGGAGCCGAAACTGCAAAACGAATTGTTCCAGTTGTTGAATGCCATGCCTTTCATCCTCCAAGTGAACGGCCTGCTGTTATTCATGGGCGTGTTCATCGGCATGTGGGGCAGCTTCATGTCTGTACGCAAATTCTTGAAAATCTAA
- a CDS encoding murein hydrolase activator EnvC, which yields MLKRKWVVSSFIVIFALSTLLGGTGALASTLKDLKQEQKQNEQKRKNLNATIENKDKAIQSTRSDIQKFLDQVAKVNREIKETNDNMNRVIDNINKTQDEIDELKASIKDLEKKIAERDEVLRERVRAMQAKGGNVNYIDVLLGANSFADFIDRFSAVSTLMDADRDIMKRQKEDIEQLEKEKALVEKKLAELEQNKAQLEKLKARLLDKKKEKHKIIDQLEAEEERLSKEKQEVEAEFHEAVEIGAELEKKVIAEQKRAAEIARKEEERKRKEREAARANSNKIPQVSDGFWTRPANGTFTSSFGWRTHPIFGTKRQHRGVDIANSIGTPVVAAADGVVSYAGKMGGLGNCVMITHSSDGQILTTVYGHMSRIDAHVGQVIDKGTQVGAIGTTGNSTGPHLHFEIHIGSFSASGPSAVNPLRYVSF from the coding sequence TTGTTGAAACGTAAATGGGTAGTAAGTAGCTTCATCGTCATATTCGCCCTGTCCACTCTTCTCGGTGGGACGGGTGCATTGGCGAGCACATTGAAAGATTTGAAACAAGAACAGAAACAGAATGAACAAAAGAGAAAGAACTTGAATGCTACCATAGAGAATAAAGATAAAGCCATTCAATCAACCAGAAGTGACATTCAAAAGTTTTTGGATCAAGTGGCAAAAGTGAATCGGGAAATTAAAGAAACGAATGACAACATGAACCGTGTCATCGACAACATTAACAAAACGCAGGACGAGATCGATGAATTGAAAGCTTCCATCAAGGATCTTGAGAAAAAAATCGCTGAGCGGGATGAAGTATTGCGCGAACGGGTTCGCGCAATGCAAGCGAAAGGCGGCAACGTCAATTATATAGACGTTCTATTAGGTGCAAATAGTTTTGCGGATTTCATCGACCGGTTTTCTGCTGTTTCTACGTTAATGGATGCCGATCGGGATATTATGAAACGCCAAAAGGAAGATATCGAGCAGTTGGAGAAAGAAAAAGCGCTCGTTGAGAAAAAATTGGCGGAGCTTGAACAGAACAAAGCACAACTGGAAAAACTGAAAGCACGTCTTCTCGATAAGAAAAAAGAGAAGCATAAAATCATAGATCAGCTCGAAGCAGAAGAAGAGCGTTTGTCGAAAGAAAAGCAAGAAGTCGAAGCAGAGTTTCACGAAGCGGTTGAAATTGGAGCCGAACTCGAGAAAAAAGTGATCGCTGAACAAAAACGGGCTGCGGAAATTGCCCGCAAGGAAGAAGAGCGTAAACGCAAAGAGAGAGAAGCGGCTCGCGCAAATTCCAATAAAATCCCACAGGTTTCGGACGGATTCTGGACAAGACCTGCGAATGGAACGTTTACATCCTCCTTCGGTTGGAGAACCCATCCGATCTTCGGAACGAAGCGGCAGCATAGAGGTGTGGATATCGCGAATTCCATTGGAACACCAGTTGTCGCTGCTGCGGATGGAGTAGTTTCATATGCTGGGAAAATGGGCGGTCTCGGCAATTGTGTTATGATCACCCACTCTTCGGATGGTCAAATTTTGACAACGGTTTATGGCCATATGTCCCGTATTGATGCCCATGTTGGACAAGTGATTGATAAAGGGACACAAGTCGGAGCCATAGGTACAACAGGAAATTCAACCGGTCCGCACTTGCATTTTGAGATTCATATCGGCAGCTTCTCGGCTTCTGGCCCGAGCGCTGTGAATCCACTGCGTTACGTTTCATTTTAA
- a CDS encoding redoxin domain-containing protein, producing the protein MNKKVMGYVIAALVIGSMVVVMIRSNTNDAKPLNDLAVADNVAVAEDGDTGLGQGDIAPDFHLETSDGTVIKLSELKGKKVILNFWASWCPPCKAEMPHMENYYKNFSEDDNVEIVAVNLTSAEKLGLKGVEDFIDSYGLTFPIPLDKEGEVSEQYQVYYMPTTFMIQTDGTIAQKIVGPMDENMIRNLVDSME; encoded by the coding sequence ATGAACAAGAAAGTAATGGGTTATGTGATTGCCGCTTTGGTTATCGGATCGATGGTCGTTGTCATGATCCGGTCCAATACAAATGATGCAAAGCCTTTGAATGATCTAGCGGTGGCAGACAACGTGGCAGTGGCAGAGGATGGGGACACTGGACTTGGACAAGGGGATATTGCCCCGGATTTCCACTTGGAGACATCGGATGGGACGGTCATCAAACTATCCGAGCTGAAAGGGAAAAAGGTCATTTTGAACTTCTGGGCTTCCTGGTGTCCGCCATGCAAAGCCGAAATGCCCCATATGGAAAACTACTATAAAAACTTTAGTGAAGACGATAATGTGGAAATCGTCGCAGTCAATCTGACTTCTGCGGAGAAACTCGGATTGAAAGGGGTCGAGGATTTTATTGATTCGTATGGGTTAACCTTTCCAATTCCATTGGATAAGGAAGGGGAAGTGAGTGAACAGTACCAGGTCTATTACATGCCAACAACCTTTATGATTCAAACGGACGGCACGATCGCCCAGAAAATCGTCGGTCCGATGGATGAAAATATGATTCGTAACCTTGTGGATTCAATGGAATAA
- a CDS encoding S41 family peptidase translates to MRRSRFFLFIIMAAFAAGLLFLLDGCGAENKQAEQPKKSSFPVIDEAYKLIQENAVYQVEGDMLIEGALRGMADVINDPYSTYLSKEEAASHRESLAGERVGIGAEITRSNGKFIIVAPVKGSPAEKAGLLPYDEIVRINGERLEGLTLQDVVRLIRGKKGSSMTMTINRPELTKHLEVTVVREVIPVKTVSSEIMEERGETFGYIALTMFGDESAKEWKTATDDLIQKGAKGLIIDVRGNPGGYLRAVGSIAGSLLEDNTVYAYMQDAEGNLTPLVVEPSEEYDPKLKKLPIVLLQDKGSASASEVLSGALKDLRRGTITGTTSFGKGTVQDTMDLSNGGEMKLSTHKWLTPKEQWIHGAGVEADLKAEQNKLFTEHVRIVTDIYSPGNHHEDIAYAQRLLGGLGYQVDRTDGFFDESTAAAVQQFRKDGQLDAEDIMDRKFFSLLRERVEDYRKDHSNDIQLQMAIGYMHHVLTE, encoded by the coding sequence GTGCGAAGAAGCCGGTTTTTTCTATTTATCATCATGGCGGCGTTTGCTGCGGGACTCTTGTTTCTTTTGGACGGCTGCGGAGCGGAGAACAAGCAGGCCGAGCAGCCGAAGAAGAGTTCTTTTCCTGTTATCGACGAAGCGTATAAGTTGATTCAAGAGAACGCCGTCTATCAAGTGGAAGGGGACATGCTTATCGAAGGGGCGTTGCGTGGCATGGCGGATGTCATTAATGATCCGTACTCCACCTATTTGTCCAAAGAGGAGGCGGCCTCTCACAGGGAATCCCTTGCGGGTGAAAGAGTGGGGATCGGCGCGGAAATTACAAGATCCAACGGCAAATTCATTATTGTGGCACCCGTGAAAGGCTCGCCAGCGGAGAAAGCGGGACTGCTGCCATACGATGAAATCGTCCGCATTAACGGCGAACGTTTGGAGGGACTGACGTTGCAGGATGTCGTCCGGTTGATCCGTGGGAAGAAAGGTTCGTCGATGACAATGACGATTAATCGCCCAGAGTTGACAAAGCATTTGGAAGTGACGGTCGTGCGTGAAGTCATACCGGTTAAGACAGTCAGTTCGGAAATCATGGAAGAGCGGGGAGAAACGTTTGGGTACATAGCACTCACAATGTTTGGAGATGAAAGTGCTAAGGAGTGGAAAACCGCGACGGATGATTTGATTCAAAAAGGCGCAAAAGGGCTGATCATCGATGTCCGGGGAAATCCAGGCGGTTACTTGCGGGCAGTAGGATCCATCGCGGGCAGTCTACTGGAAGACAATACAGTGTACGCCTATATGCAGGATGCGGAAGGGAACTTGACACCGCTCGTCGTGGAGCCGTCTGAGGAATATGATCCGAAGCTGAAGAAGCTGCCAATTGTCCTTCTACAGGATAAAGGGAGCGCTTCGGCGAGTGAAGTGCTCAGCGGTGCGCTGAAGGACTTGAGAAGGGGAACGATCACGGGTACAACCAGCTTCGGAAAAGGCACTGTCCAAGACACGATGGATCTGTCAAATGGCGGAGAAATGAAACTGTCGACTCATAAATGGCTGACGCCGAAAGAGCAGTGGATCCATGGGGCGGGAGTGGAAGCCGACCTGAAGGCGGAGCAGAATAAATTGTTCACGGAGCACGTGAGGATCGTAACAGACATTTATTCGCCCGGCAACCATCATGAAGATATCGCGTATGCCCAGCGCTTGCTAGGCGGGCTCGGCTATCAAGTCGACAGGACAGACGGTTTCTTCGATGAATCAACAGCCGCCGCCGTCCAGCAATTCCGGAAAGACGGCCAACTCGATGCGGAAGATATTATGGATCGTAAATTCTTTTCCCTGTTGCGGGAACGTGTGGAGGACTATCGGAAAGACCATTCCAATGACATCCAGCTTCAAATGGCAATCGGCTATATGCATCATGTGCTGACGGAATAA
- a CDS encoding PDZ domain-containing protein, which produces MKICSASHTRVDSFDTIENKIVAGERMVWTVTEQDWWNIGKAIGYFFLNPLFWAALIAAVGLGYFRVKRERKHFNIRLLPGLTEWRRIVSESWLPALVLSIVVSGVGLTVDRGWLVLFMGISLVALILFYYQAMSPIYFAAIAVLAIYAMQFDASRFALYGWNPDQVDLSGPLAVTVAIIAGLLLLAEGYLVRRFAVRYSSPLLEPTNRGLQAAAFKVKRLWLLPIVFLVPGDMLSAYMPYWPQMTLGAATFSFVPSPVLIGFSQIARTTYPEILFPKIGRAIMMTGAVVTVIGIGAIWMPILGWAALLVGVICRITISIMTALKERKGVYVTSPRSAGVMIAGVLPESPGERLGLVPGECIRAVNGIHVTNEKELYDAIQVNAAHCRLQVIGRDGEVRLMQQVLYRHDHHRLGLLVVQ; this is translated from the coding sequence ATGAAAATTTGTTCTGCATCTCACACCAGAGTCGATTCTTTTGATACAATAGAGAACAAAATAGTAGCAGGGGAACGGATGGTGTGGACTGTGACTGAACAAGATTGGTGGAATATCGGTAAGGCAATCGGTTATTTCTTCTTGAATCCGTTATTTTGGGCAGCTTTGATAGCGGCTGTAGGATTAGGCTATTTTAGAGTGAAGCGGGAGAGGAAACACTTTAATATTCGACTTCTTCCAGGACTGACAGAATGGCGGCGCATTGTTTCCGAGTCATGGCTTCCGGCACTTGTGTTATCCATTGTCGTGTCCGGCGTCGGCTTGACGGTCGACCGGGGATGGCTCGTGCTGTTCATGGGCATTTCGCTGGTTGCCCTTATCCTCTTTTATTACCAAGCGATGTCCCCCATATACTTTGCGGCCATCGCTGTGCTTGCGATCTATGCCATGCAATTTGATGCATCCCGATTCGCTCTGTACGGATGGAACCCGGATCAAGTCGACTTGTCGGGCCCGCTGGCTGTGACAGTTGCCATTATAGCCGGATTGCTTTTGTTGGCAGAAGGATATTTAGTCAGACGGTTTGCTGTACGCTACTCATCTCCGTTGCTGGAACCGACGAATCGTGGTTTGCAAGCTGCCGCTTTCAAAGTGAAACGGCTCTGGCTCCTGCCGATCGTGTTCCTTGTGCCTGGTGATATGCTTTCTGCCTACATGCCATACTGGCCGCAGATGACACTCGGTGCAGCTACTTTCAGCTTCGTTCCGAGTCCAGTTCTGATCGGATTCTCGCAAATTGCAAGGACAACCTATCCTGAAATCTTATTCCCGAAAATCGGAAGGGCGATCATGATGACAGGAGCGGTAGTGACCGTGATCGGCATTGGAGCCATCTGGATGCCTATTTTGGGATGGGCTGCCTTGTTAGTGGGTGTCATTTGCAGAATAACAATCTCCATTATGACAGCGTTGAAAGAACGGAAAGGCGTATATGTGACATCGCCTCGTTCGGCAGGCGTCATGATCGCAGGGGTGCTGCCGGAGTCGCCGGGAGAAAGGCTTGGACTCGTGCCTGGAGAATGCATCCGGGCAGTCAATGGCATCCACGTAACGAATGAAAAAGAGCTGTATGACGCCATTCAGGTGAATGCGGCTCATTGCAGGCTGCAAGTGATCGGACGGGATGGAGAGGTCCGTCTCATGCAGCAGGTTCTCTACCGGCATGATCATCACCGGCTCGGATTGCTGGTCGTCCAGTAA
- a CDS encoding CsbA family protein: protein MEALGTKLVLALFLPGLLVMFFTRVTFHHVVGLILTLALIAASVYAGYTHNWLLYAADALSLTVGFSLASRMVKKARSQSERDSVE from the coding sequence GTGGAAGCACTTGGAACGAAACTCGTATTAGCTCTTTTCCTGCCAGGCTTGCTCGTCATGTTCTTTACCCGAGTCACATTTCATCATGTCGTCGGACTCATTTTGACGCTCGCTTTGATTGCCGCCTCGGTTTACGCAGGGTATACGCATAATTGGCTTCTATATGCGGCGGACGCCCTCTCTTTGACAGTCGGTTTCTCATTGGCATCCCGAATGGTGAAAAAAGCGAGAAGTCAATCGGAGAGAGATTCAGTTGAATGA
- a CDS encoding AzlD domain-containing protein has product MGAWYWWMLLGMALVTYIPRMVPLTFLDGKKLPPIVSGVLSNIPYAVLGALIFPAILFVQEGNILFGVIGAATAFLIAILGGGVMSVVLGTIAVLAIYSLFL; this is encoded by the coding sequence ATGGGTGCCTGGTATTGGTGGATGCTTCTTGGCATGGCGCTTGTAACGTATATTCCCCGCATGGTACCGCTCACCTTTCTGGATGGGAAGAAACTGCCTCCCATCGTCAGCGGCGTGTTAAGCAATATACCGTATGCGGTGTTAGGCGCTCTCATTTTTCCAGCGATTCTGTTTGTCCAGGAAGGGAACATCCTTTTTGGCGTCATCGGGGCGGCCACCGCATTCCTGATTGCGATTCTCGGTGGCGGCGTCATGTCTGTCGTCTTAGGAACGATCGCTGTTTTGGCGATTTACAGTTTGTTTTTGTAA
- a CDS encoding AzlC family ABC transporter permease: MLKNQFQAGLKAGTSIAIGYFPVALTFGLLAKTTGLSLIEATAMSLFVYAGAAQYISLSMLKIGVDPVLIVMNTFIVNIRHFLMTASLNEKMHRSPKWVKAIYSFGITDESFSVIATQKEEKVSTAFAFGVSIIAYGSWVIFTAVGHVIGANLPAFLKAAMSIALYAMFVGLLVPSMKGNRKVVMLAGIAAVIHCFFYFTQLLSTGWAILVSTLASAVLVEMFYARRGKAVAGLYQGKEVE, from the coding sequence ATGTTGAAAAATCAATTTCAAGCCGGACTGAAAGCCGGGACGAGCATTGCGATCGGGTATTTTCCTGTAGCGTTGACGTTCGGCTTACTCGCCAAAACGACAGGTCTCTCCCTAATAGAAGCGACCGCCATGAGCCTGTTCGTTTACGCTGGGGCGGCCCAATACATATCATTAAGCATGCTTAAAATCGGAGTCGATCCTGTATTGATTGTCATGAATACATTTATCGTCAATATTCGTCACTTTCTTATGACGGCTTCACTCAATGAAAAGATGCATCGCTCCCCCAAATGGGTGAAGGCAATTTATTCGTTCGGTATTACGGACGAGTCATTTTCCGTCATTGCTACACAAAAAGAGGAGAAGGTTTCCACTGCTTTCGCATTTGGCGTTTCGATCATTGCCTACGGAAGCTGGGTCATCTTTACGGCGGTCGGCCATGTGATTGGAGCCAATCTGCCTGCATTTCTTAAAGCGGCCATGTCCATTGCCCTCTATGCCATGTTCGTCGGCCTGTTGGTTCCTTCCATGAAAGGAAACCGGAAAGTCGTCATGCTGGCAGGCATAGCAGCCGTCATCCATTGTTTCTTTTATTTCACCCAGTTGCTGTCGACCGGCTGGGCGATTCTCGTTTCCACGCTGGCCTCTGCCGTCCTCGTGGAGATGTTTTACGCACGGCGCGGTAAAGCGGTCGCTGGCCTGTATCAAGGAAAGGAGGTTGAGTGA